In Vibrio atlanticus, the following proteins share a genomic window:
- the hutH gene encoding histidine ammonia-lyase, with product MLNLLLKPGLLGLPELRKISRSPVNLSLDPAAIPDIEASMHVVEQVIAEDRTVYGINTGFGLLANTKIAPEDLEVLQKSIVLSHAAGIGKFMSDETVRLMMVLKINSLSRGYSGIRLKVINALIDLVNAQVYPCVPQKGSVGASGDLAPLAHMSTVLLGEGQARHNGKIITGLEAMQIAGLEPITLAPKEGLALLNGTQASTAFALEGLFAAEDLFASATVCGAMSVEAALGSRRPFDPRIHRVRGHRGQMDAALAYRHMLDQKSEIGESHTCCEKVQDPYSLRCQPQVMGACLQQIRNSAETLTIEANAVSDNPLVFADDGDIISGGNFHAEPVAMAADNLALAIAEIGSLSERRMALLIDSALSKLPPFLVDNGGVNSGFMIAQVTSAALASENKTLAHPASIDSLPTSANQEDHVSMATFAARRLRYMAENTRGILAVEYLAAAQGLDFRAPNLSSPRVEEAKQILREKVSFYDKDRYFAPDIEQANLLLKLSVHNHLMPEGTLSSF from the coding sequence ATGTTGAATTTATTACTTAAACCAGGACTTCTAGGCCTACCTGAACTGCGTAAGATTAGCCGTAGCCCTGTGAACTTATCACTTGATCCAGCAGCGATTCCAGATATTGAAGCGAGCATGCACGTTGTCGAGCAAGTGATTGCTGAAGATCGCACCGTGTATGGCATCAATACAGGTTTTGGCTTATTAGCGAATACCAAAATAGCCCCTGAAGATTTAGAAGTACTACAGAAAAGTATCGTACTTTCTCACGCGGCGGGCATTGGTAAATTCATGTCTGATGAAACTGTGCGCTTGATGATGGTGCTAAAGATTAACAGCTTGTCTCGTGGCTACTCGGGTATCCGCCTCAAAGTGATTAATGCCCTTATCGATCTTGTGAACGCACAGGTTTACCCATGTGTTCCACAAAAAGGATCTGTGGGTGCTTCAGGAGATCTTGCCCCCCTCGCCCACATGAGTACGGTACTGCTAGGTGAAGGCCAAGCTCGCCACAACGGTAAGATCATCACGGGCTTAGAAGCAATGCAGATCGCTGGCTTGGAACCAATCACACTTGCGCCAAAAGAAGGTTTGGCGCTGTTAAACGGCACACAAGCATCGACAGCATTTGCATTAGAAGGTCTATTCGCCGCTGAAGACCTATTCGCGTCTGCAACCGTGTGTGGTGCAATGTCTGTAGAAGCTGCGCTGGGTAGCCGTCGTCCGTTTGATCCGCGTATTCACCGCGTTCGTGGTCATCGTGGCCAAATGGATGCAGCACTTGCTTACCGTCATATGCTTGATCAAAAGAGTGAGATTGGTGAATCACATACTTGCTGTGAAAAGGTTCAAGACCCTTACTCGCTGCGTTGCCAACCTCAAGTGATGGGTGCTTGTTTGCAGCAGATTCGTAACTCAGCAGAGACCTTAACGATTGAAGCAAATGCCGTATCCGACAACCCGCTTGTTTTCGCTGATGATGGCGACATCATTTCAGGCGGTAACTTCCACGCAGAGCCCGTCGCAATGGCAGCAGATAACCTTGCACTAGCGATAGCTGAAATCGGTAGCTTGTCAGAACGTAGAATGGCGCTGCTGATTGATAGCGCACTAAGCAAACTTCCACCTTTCTTGGTCGATAACGGCGGCGTGAACTCTGGCTTTATGATTGCTCAGGTTACCTCTGCAGCATTGGCAAGTGAGAACAAAACCTTGGCTCATCCGGCGTCAATAGACAGCCTACCTACTTCTGCCAACCAAGAAGACCACGTATCAATGGCCACCTTTGCCGCGCGTAGGCTTAGATATATGGCTGAAAACACCCGTGGGATATTGGCAGTAGAATATTTAGCAGCAGCACAAGGACTCGACTTCCGAGCGCCTAATCTATCTTCTCCTCGTGTGGAAGAAGCGAAGCAGATTCTGCGTGAGAAAGTGAGTTTCTACGACAAAGACCGATATTTTGCTCCAGATATTGAGCAAGCTAACCTGTTACTCAAGTTATCCGTTCATAATCACCTCATGCCAGAAGGTACATTGTCAAGTTTTTAG
- the hutU gene encoding urocanate hydratase, with product MTEHHNSDPRLDTTREIRAPHGTTLRAKSWLTEAPLRMLMNNLDPDVAEHPHALVVYGGIGRAARDWKCYDKIVEVLERLEDDQTLLVQSGKPVGVFPTHKNAPRVLIANSNLVPHWANWEHFNELDKEGLMMYGQMTAGSWIYIGSQGIVQGTYETFVAIAKKHFQGEASGKWVLTGGLGGMGGAQPLAATMAGFSMIAVECDESRIDYRLRTGYVDKKATSIDEAMAMIKESDTPISVGLLGNAADVFPELVERNITPDVVTDQTSAHDPLNGYLPQGWTMEKAAQERLADEAKVVKAAKQSMAIQVQAMLDLQYRGAATVDYGNNIRQMALEEGVENAFDFPGFVPAYIRPLFCEGVGPFRWAALSGDPEDIYKTDQKVKELIPDNPHLHNWLDMARERIQFQGLPARICWVGLKDRERLGQAFNEMVKNGELKAPVVIGRDHLDSGSVASPNRETEGMMDGSDAVSDWPLLNALLNTAGGATWVSLHHGGGVGMGFSQHSGMVICCDGSEDASQRIARVLHNDPATGVMRHADAGYDIAKQCAKEQKLDLPMLNEELRRL from the coding sequence ATGACGGAACACCACAACAGTGACCCTCGTCTCGACACGACTCGCGAAATTCGCGCACCTCACGGCACCACTTTGCGCGCTAAATCTTGGTTAACAGAAGCACCACTGCGTATGCTGATGAACAACCTAGACCCTGATGTGGCAGAACACCCACATGCACTGGTTGTGTATGGCGGTATCGGTCGCGCGGCGCGTGATTGGAAATGTTATGACAAGATTGTTGAAGTATTAGAGCGTTTAGAAGACGACCAAACGTTGCTTGTTCAATCAGGTAAACCTGTAGGTGTGTTCCCGACTCATAAAAACGCACCCCGCGTACTAATTGCTAACTCGAACCTTGTTCCACACTGGGCGAATTGGGAGCACTTCAACGAGCTCGATAAAGAAGGCTTGATGATGTACGGCCAAATGACAGCAGGCAGCTGGATTTACATTGGCTCACAAGGCATCGTTCAAGGTACTTATGAAACGTTTGTTGCTATCGCGAAAAAGCACTTCCAAGGCGAAGCAAGCGGCAAGTGGGTTCTAACGGGTGGTCTTGGCGGCATGGGTGGTGCTCAACCTCTTGCTGCAACTATGGCTGGCTTCTCAATGATCGCGGTTGAATGTGATGAATCACGAATCGACTACCGCTTGCGCACTGGCTATGTAGACAAAAAAGCCACCAGCATTGATGAAGCGATGGCAATGATTAAAGAATCAGACACACCAATCTCTGTTGGCTTGCTTGGTAACGCAGCAGATGTATTCCCAGAGTTAGTTGAACGCAATATCACGCCTGACGTCGTGACTGACCAAACCTCTGCCCACGATCCACTGAACGGCTACTTGCCTCAGGGTTGGACGATGGAAAAAGCGGCTCAAGAGCGTTTAGCTGATGAAGCAAAAGTAGTGAAAGCTGCTAAGCAATCAATGGCGATTCAAGTTCAAGCTATGCTAGATCTTCAGTACCGTGGTGCTGCAACCGTAGATTACGGTAATAACATTCGCCAAATGGCACTTGAAGAAGGCGTGGAAAACGCATTTGATTTCCCAGGTTTCGTTCCTGCTTATATTCGTCCTTTATTCTGTGAAGGCGTCGGTCCGTTCCGTTGGGCTGCCCTTTCTGGCGACCCAGAAGACATCTACAAAACAGACCAAAAAGTAAAAGAGCTGATTCCAGACAACCCACATTTGCACAACTGGCTAGATATGGCGCGTGAACGCATTCAGTTCCAAGGCTTACCAGCTCGTATTTGTTGGGTCGGTTTGAAAGATCGTGAACGTTTAGGCCAAGCATTCAATGAAATGGTTAAAAATGGCGAACTGAAAGCACCGGTTGTTATCGGTCGTGACCACCTAGATTCAGGTTCAGTAGCGAGCCCGAACCGTGAAACAGAAGGCATGATGGATGGCTCAGATGCCGTATCAGATTGGCCTCTATTGAACGCTCTGCTAAATACTGCAGGCGGCGCAACATGGGTTTCTCTACACCACGGTGGCGGTGTTGGAATGGGCTTCTCGCAACACTCAGGAATGGTGATTTGTTGTGACGGCAGTGAAGATGCATCACAGCGCATTGCTCGTGTACTTCACAATGATCCGGCCACTGGCGTTATGCGTCATGCTGATGCGGGTTACGATATTGCCAAGCAGTGTGCTAAAGAGCAGAAGCTTGATTTACCTATGCTAAACGAAGAACTTCGTCGCCTTTAA
- the hutG gene encoding formimidoylglutamase, whose protein sequence is MTQSNSNGIQKNSETVHNFVWTGRNDLEDGALGTRVHHITKQVQHSDLNNELTDGAIALVGFASDAGVARNKGRVGARQAPNLIRQALANMAWHSDDHIADLGDIECNDGQLEVSQKQCASVIANALSTNKVITLGGGHEVAWASFQGLAEHLHKTERLHKAEHLYKDQPVHKPKIGIVNFDAHFDLREFESDIGDVKPSSGTPFNQISDYCHKHQWPFHYACLGVSAASNTKALFNKADQLGVWYEHDRNMTQVNQVAQLVKLQKFIAECDYLYLTIDLDVFPAATAPGVSAPAARGVSYEALAPFLEQIFKHSEKLIIADIAEYNPDYDIDGQTARLAARLCWDIASAMASD, encoded by the coding sequence ATGACTCAATCTAATTCCAACGGCATTCAAAAGAACTCAGAAACCGTACATAACTTCGTGTGGACGGGACGCAATGATCTTGAAGATGGCGCACTCGGCACACGCGTACATCACATTACCAAGCAAGTGCAACATAGTGACTTAAATAACGAGCTTACTGACGGCGCTATCGCCTTAGTTGGCTTTGCCAGCGATGCAGGTGTTGCAAGAAATAAAGGACGAGTGGGCGCAAGACAAGCACCTAACCTAATTCGTCAAGCGTTAGCTAATATGGCTTGGCATAGTGACGATCACATTGCGGACCTTGGTGATATCGAGTGCAATGATGGTCAATTGGAAGTCAGCCAAAAACAGTGTGCTTCTGTGATTGCCAATGCTCTATCAACTAACAAAGTGATTACCCTTGGCGGTGGTCACGAGGTTGCTTGGGCGTCGTTCCAAGGTCTTGCGGAACATTTACATAAAACGGAACGCCTACATAAAGCCGAACACCTTTATAAAGATCAGCCAGTACACAAACCTAAGATCGGCATCGTTAACTTTGATGCTCACTTTGATCTTCGTGAATTTGAAAGCGACATCGGTGATGTTAAACCCAGTTCAGGTACGCCTTTTAATCAAATCAGCGATTACTGCCACAAGCATCAATGGCCGTTTCATTACGCTTGTCTTGGCGTTAGCGCGGCCAGTAATACCAAAGCACTGTTTAACAAAGCTGACCAACTGGGTGTTTGGTATGAACATGACCGCAACATGACCCAAGTTAACCAAGTTGCTCAACTGGTTAAGTTGCAAAAATTTATCGCTGAGTGTGATTACCTCTATCTCACTATCGACCTTGACGTATTCCCAGCGGCGACTGCGCCGGGCGTAAGTGCACCAGCGGCAAGAGGCGTGAGCTATGAAGCACTCGCTCCTTTTCTAGAACAGATTTTCAAACACAGTGAAAAACTCATTATCGCGGACATTGCGGAATACAACCCAGACTACGACATCGATGGCCAAACGGCTCGATTGGCGGCACGTTTGTGTTGGGATATAGCCAGTGCAATGGCCAGCGACTAA
- the hutI gene encoding imidazolonepropionase, protein MNLILKNARVVSMSSGADGYQPSSPKDIVIEDGKIVSIYCSNQGVRASELEQVSIDGSLDYITYDCKNKLVTPGLIDCHTHLVFAGNRANEFEQRLNGVSYTDIAKQGGGILATVTATRAAQEAELVEMALPRLDGLLRSGVTSIEIKSGYGLTLEDELKMLRAAKALENHRRIKITTTLLAAHAVPPEYKEQPDRYIDLVCQEIIPKAAEQGLAGAVDVFCESIGFNLEQTERVFATAKEYGLAIKGHTEQLSNMGGSALAAKYGALSVDHVEYLDETGVKALAESGTVATLLPGAFYFLKETQQPPVALLREHKIPMAIATDLNPGTSPFADLTLMMNMSCTLFGTTPEEALRGVTCNAAAAIGESQTKGKVEVGYAADLAIWNLEHPADLSYQVGVPHLHKRIVNGEVCHDSI, encoded by the coding sequence ATGAATTTGATCCTCAAAAACGCACGAGTGGTCTCGATGAGCTCGGGAGCCGATGGTTATCAGCCCTCTTCCCCTAAAGATATCGTTATCGAAGACGGTAAGATCGTGTCCATCTATTGTTCAAACCAAGGCGTACGTGCTTCTGAGTTAGAACAAGTAAGTATTGATGGTTCTTTGGATTACATTACCTATGATTGCAAAAACAAGTTAGTCACCCCTGGGCTGATTGATTGCCACACTCACCTCGTATTTGCGGGTAATCGTGCCAATGAATTTGAGCAGCGTTTGAATGGTGTGTCTTACACCGACATCGCCAAGCAAGGCGGTGGTATTTTAGCAACAGTCACTGCGACGCGAGCAGCACAAGAAGCCGAATTGGTTGAGATGGCGCTGCCTAGATTAGACGGCCTGCTAAGAAGTGGCGTCACCAGCATCGAAATAAAATCGGGCTATGGTTTAACACTTGAAGATGAGCTCAAGATGTTACGTGCAGCGAAAGCGTTAGAAAATCATCGCCGAATTAAGATCACCACTACTCTCCTTGCAGCACACGCTGTGCCGCCCGAATATAAAGAGCAGCCCGATCGTTATATTGATCTGGTTTGCCAAGAGATCATTCCTAAAGCTGCAGAGCAAGGGCTCGCCGGTGCTGTTGACGTGTTTTGCGAATCTATCGGCTTCAACCTAGAACAAACCGAACGTGTCTTTGCAACAGCCAAAGAATATGGGCTCGCGATTAAAGGCCACACTGAACAACTTTCTAATATGGGTGGCAGTGCGCTTGCAGCAAAATACGGCGCACTCTCTGTTGACCATGTTGAGTACCTTGATGAAACCGGAGTAAAAGCACTGGCGGAATCAGGGACAGTAGCCACCTTGCTACCCGGAGCTTTCTATTTCTTGAAAGAGACTCAACAGCCGCCCGTTGCCCTACTTCGTGAACACAAGATTCCAATGGCGATCGCGACCGACTTAAATCCCGGTACTTCACCCTTTGCTGATTTAACGCTGATGATGAACATGAGCTGCACCCTGTTTGGTACGACGCCTGAAGAGGCGCTACGCGGTGTAACTTGTAACGCTGCCGCTGCCATTGGTGAGTCACAAACCAAAGGTAAAGTCGAAGTGGGTTATGCCGCTGATTTGGCTATCTGGAATCTCGAGCACCCAGCAGATCTGAGCTATCAAGTTGGTGTTCCTCATCTGCATAAACGCATTGTTAATGGCGAGGTGTGTCATGACTCAATCTAA
- the hutC gene encoding histidine utilization repressor: MSKAPLYLQIKQFIDDNINSGHWPVGYQITTELELTEQFNVSRMTVNKAIRDLVSEGKLIRKPRLGTFVCEPDEKAQSPLLDINNIAQEIKDRGQTYTSQVIKHDSIKADESTATRLGVMINAEVFYSEIIHFADNAPIQLEARWVNSQTAPKYLEQDFSTSTPNEYLSKSCPLSAIEHTVEAIIPDSQIRTSLKLSESEPCLLLNRRTWSKERLISFALLYHPGSKYKLSSKILLD; encoded by the coding sequence ATGTCGAAAGCGCCGCTCTACCTTCAGATAAAACAGTTCATAGACGATAATATCAACAGTGGTCACTGGCCAGTGGGTTACCAGATAACCACAGAACTCGAACTTACCGAGCAGTTCAATGTGAGTCGAATGACGGTCAATAAAGCGATTCGAGATTTGGTGTCTGAAGGCAAACTCATCAGGAAGCCAAGGCTAGGTACTTTTGTTTGTGAACCAGACGAAAAGGCGCAATCTCCGCTGCTTGATATCAACAACATCGCGCAAGAGATCAAAGACCGTGGCCAAACGTATACTAGCCAAGTTATCAAACACGATAGCATCAAAGCTGATGAAAGCACGGCTACACGGTTAGGTGTGATGATTAATGCAGAAGTGTTCTATAGTGAAATCATACACTTTGCCGACAACGCACCGATTCAATTGGAAGCGCGTTGGGTGAACTCTCAAACCGCTCCAAAATACCTAGAGCAAGATTTTTCAACCTCTACACCCAACGAATACCTTTCAAAAAGCTGCCCGTTGAGTGCTATCGAGCATACGGTTGAAGCCATTATTCCTGACTCTCAAATTAGAACGTCACTAAAACTTTCTGAATCAGAGCCTTGCCTACTTTTGAATAGAAGAACATGGAGCAAAGAACGTCTCATCAGCTTTGCGTTGCTCTACCATCCTGGTTCTAAGTACAAATTAAGCTCCAAGATACTTCTAGATTAA
- a CDS encoding sporulation protein, with amino-acid sequence MFKKLKASLGIGAAKVDTVLDNIEVFQGGELSGNVHIVGGDVEQQIDLINLVLNTEVKVETEDSTSYETFSLGRIQAVEPFVIQPGETKLVPFRLKLNDETPVTALNAQMNQCHVWVETNLDIGFAIDPKDRDFISVHPLPTVAKIIQGVEASGMAMVKADVEKGFLKGNSFGSRSGCYQEIEFRSGGFMNNKEIELSFIVEGSMVHCLAEIDRSMSFRGDQYISFSLPANAADSDIRNAVSRIMSA; translated from the coding sequence ATGTTTAAGAAATTAAAGGCCTCGTTGGGCATCGGTGCAGCAAAAGTTGATACCGTCTTAGATAATATTGAAGTTTTCCAAGGTGGAGAGTTGTCTGGCAATGTTCACATTGTTGGCGGCGACGTTGAGCAACAAATTGACCTGATCAACTTAGTTCTCAACACAGAAGTAAAAGTAGAAACGGAAGACAGCACCAGCTACGAAACTTTTTCACTGGGTCGTATTCAAGCGGTAGAGCCTTTCGTTATCCAACCGGGCGAAACCAAACTGGTTCCATTCCGCCTCAAGTTAAATGATGAAACGCCAGTCACCGCGTTGAACGCACAAATGAACCAATGCCATGTGTGGGTAGAAACCAACCTAGATATTGGCTTCGCGATTGACCCTAAAGACCGTGACTTCATCTCCGTACACCCATTGCCAACAGTCGCTAAAATTATCCAAGGTGTGGAAGCATCGGGCATGGCAATGGTGAAAGCCGACGTAGAGAAGGGCTTCTTAAAAGGCAACAGCTTTGGTTCACGTTCGGGTTGTTACCAAGAGATTGAATTTCGTAGCGGCGGTTTTATGAATAATAAAGAGATCGAGCTGTCATTCATCGTTGAAGGTTCAATGGTTCACTGTCTAGCAGAAATCGACCGTTCAATGAGTTTCCGTGGCGACCAATACATCTCATTCAGCTTGCCTGCAAACGCGGCTGACTCAGACATTCGCAACGCCGTCTCAAGAATCATGAGTGCGTAG
- the thrS gene encoding threonine--tRNA ligase: protein MPIITLPDGSQRQFDNPVSTLDVALSIGPGLAKATIAGRVDGERVDACDLIENDASLEIITAKDEVDGLEIVRHSCAHLLGHAIKQLFPEAKMAIGPTIDNGFYYDIDLEHSLTQEDLEKIEKRMKELAKTKYQVVKKKVSWQEARDAFEARGETYKIEILDENVSKDDRPGLYHHEEYIDMCRGPHVPHMGFCQHFTLLNVAGAYWRGNSDNKMLQRIYGTAFHDKKALKAHLVRLEEAAKRDHRKIGKHLDLFHMQQEAPGMVFWHHNGWTIFRELEVFIRQKLTEYDYQEVKGPLMMDRVLWERSGHWDKYAEAMFTTSSENREYAIKPMNCPGHVQIFNQGLKSYRDLPLRMAEFGSCHRNEPSGALHGIMRVRGFTQDDAHVFCTEDQVQQEVKACIEMVYDTYTTFGFENIVVKLSTRPEQRVGSDEMWDRAEADLKQALEAMEIAYEIQEGEGAFYGPKIEFTLHDCLDRAWQCGTVQLDFALPERLGATYVGEDNERHTPVMIHRAILGSLERFIGILIEEYAGFFPTWLAPEQAIVMGITDKQSEYVQEIAKKLQKSGFRVKADLRNEKIGFKIREHTLKRVPFMLVCGDQEMEAGEIAVRTRKGKDLGKFKVDDFISYIQAEVSSRKLNLEE from the coding sequence ATGCCAATTATTACTCTTCCTGACGGTAGTCAGCGTCAATTTGACAACCCTGTATCAACTCTAGATGTTGCCCTATCAATCGGTCCTGGTCTTGCGAAAGCAACCATTGCTGGTCGTGTAGACGGCGAGCGTGTTGATGCTTGTGATCTTATCGAAAACGATGCAAGCCTAGAAATCATCACAGCTAAAGATGAAGTTGATGGCCTTGAGATCGTTCGTCACTCTTGTGCTCACCTTTTAGGTCACGCGATTAAGCAGCTTTTTCCAGAAGCGAAAATGGCGATCGGTCCTACCATTGATAACGGTTTCTACTACGATATCGACCTTGAGCACTCTCTAACGCAAGAAGATCTAGAAAAGATTGAAAAGCGTATGAAAGAGCTAGCGAAGACCAAGTATCAGGTTGTTAAGAAGAAAGTTAGCTGGCAGGAAGCGCGTGACGCATTCGAAGCTCGCGGCGAGACTTACAAAATCGAAATCTTGGATGAGAACGTTTCTAAAGACGATCGTCCAGGCCTGTACCATCATGAAGAATACATCGATATGTGTCGTGGTCCACACGTTCCACATATGGGCTTCTGCCAACACTTCACACTACTTAACGTAGCGGGTGCTTACTGGCGTGGTAACAGTGACAACAAGATGCTTCAACGTATCTACGGCACTGCATTCCACGACAAGAAAGCGCTTAAGGCTCACCTAGTGCGCCTAGAAGAAGCGGCTAAGCGTGATCACCGTAAAATCGGTAAGCACTTAGATCTATTCCACATGCAGCAAGAAGCACCAGGCATGGTGTTCTGGCATCACAACGGTTGGACTATCTTCCGTGAGCTAGAAGTATTTATTCGTCAGAAGCTGACTGAGTACGATTACCAAGAAGTAAAAGGCCCATTAATGATGGACCGTGTTCTTTGGGAACGCTCTGGTCACTGGGATAAGTACGCTGAAGCGATGTTCACTACTTCTTCTGAGAACCGTGAATACGCGATCAAGCCAATGAACTGTCCTGGTCACGTTCAAATCTTTAACCAAGGTTTGAAATCTTACCGTGATCTACCGCTACGTATGGCTGAGTTTGGCTCATGTCACCGTAACGAGCCGTCTGGCGCACTTCACGGCATTATGCGTGTTCGTGGCTTCACTCAAGATGATGCTCACGTATTCTGTACTGAAGACCAAGTTCAACAAGAAGTTAAAGCTTGTATTGAAATGGTTTACGATACTTACACAACTTTCGGTTTCGAAAACATCGTTGTTAAGCTATCTACTCGTCCAGAACAGCGTGTAGGTTCAGACGAAATGTGGGACCGTGCAGAGGCCGATCTTAAGCAAGCGCTTGAGGCGATGGAGATTGCATACGAGATTCAAGAAGGCGAGGGTGCGTTCTACGGACCTAAGATTGAATTTACTTTGCATGATTGTTTGGACCGCGCATGGCAATGTGGTACAGTGCAGCTCGATTTTGCATTACCAGAACGTTTAGGTGCAACTTACGTAGGTGAAGATAACGAGCGTCACACGCCAGTTATGATTCACCGCGCGATTTTAGGTTCACTAGAACGCTTCATCGGTATTCTTATTGAAGAATACGCTGGCTTCTTCCCAACGTGGTTGGCGCCAGAACAAGCAATTGTTATGGGCATTACAGACAAACAGTCTGAATATGTACAAGAAATTGCGAAAAAACTGCAAAAAAGTGGATTTAGAGTCAAAGCAGACTTGAGAAATGAGAAGATTGGCTTTAAAATCCGCGAACATACTTTGAAACGTGTACCGTTCATGCTTGTGTGTGGTGACCAAGAAATGGAAGCCGGCGAAATTGCAGTACGTACACGTAAAGGTAAGGACCTTGGCAAATTTAAAGTGGATGACTTTATTTCATACATCCAAGCCGAGGTTTCAAGCCGTAAGCTCAATCTGGAGGAATAG
- the infC gene encoding translation initiation factor IF-3, translating to MRGVREVRLTGADGEAVGVVTIAEAMEAANEAGMDLVEISPNAEPPVCRVMDYGKFLFEKSKAAKEQKKKQKQVQIKEIKFRPGTDIGDYQVKLRNLTGFLEDGNKVKVTIRFRGREMAHQEIGVDVLNRLKVDTEEFAVVESFPTRIEGRQMIMVLAPKKK from the coding sequence ATTCGTGGCGTTCGTGAAGTGCGTCTAACTGGCGCAGACGGCGAAGCTGTTGGTGTAGTAACAATCGCTGAAGCGATGGAAGCTGCAAATGAAGCTGGTATGGATCTTGTAGAGATCAGCCCTAACGCCGAGCCGCCAGTTTGTCGTGTGATGGACTACGGTAAGTTCCTCTTCGAGAAGAGCAAAGCTGCGAAAGAGCAGAAGAAAAAGCAAAAGCAGGTTCAGATCAAGGAAATTAAATTCCGACCTGGAACTGATATTGGAGACTATCAGGTAAAACTACGCAACCTGACTGGTTTCCTTGAAGACGGCAACAAAGTGAAGGTAACAATTCGCTTCCGTGGCCGCGAAATGGCTCACCAAGAAATCGGTGTTGACGTTCTTAATCGTTTGAAAGTAGATACTGAAGAATTTGCAGTTGTCGAATCTTTCCCAACGAGAATTGAAGGTCGCCAGATGATCATGGTGTTGGCCCCTAAAAAGAAGTAA
- the rpmI gene encoding 50S ribosomal protein L35, producing the protein MPKMKTNKGAAKRFQKTAGGIKFKHAGKRHILTKRTTKNKRQLRPNSILPKCEVAQVLRMMPYA; encoded by the coding sequence ATGCCTAAGATGAAAACCAACAAAGGTGCTGCTAAGCGTTTCCAGAAAACTGCTGGTGGTATTAAGTTTAAGCACGCTGGTAAACGTCACATCCTGACTAAGCGTACTACTAAGAACAAGCGTCAGCTACGTCCGAACTCGATCCTTCCTAAATGTGAAGTTGCTCAAGTTCTACGTATGATGCCATACGCTTAA
- the rplT gene encoding 50S ribosomal protein L20, translating to MPRVKRGVQARARHKKVLKQAKGYYGARSRVYRVAFQAVTKAGQYAYRDRRNKKRQFRQLWIARINAASRQNGLSYSRFINGLKKASIEIDRKILADIAVFDKAAFAVLVEKAKASL from the coding sequence ATGCCTCGCGTAAAACGTGGTGTACAAGCTCGTGCACGTCATAAGAAAGTTCTAAAACAAGCTAAAGGTTACTACGGAGCACGTTCACGTGTTTACCGCGTAGCTTTCCAAGCAGTTACCAAAGCTGGTCAATACGCTTACCGTGACCGTCGCAACAAGAAACGTCAATTCCGTCAACTTTGGATTGCACGTATCAACGCGGCATCTCGTCAAAATGGTCTATCTTACAGCCGTTTCATTAATGGCCTTAAGAAAGCATCTATCGAGATCGACCGTAAGATTCTTGCTGACATCGCAGTATTCGACAAAGCAGCATTTGCTGTTCTAGTTGAAAAAGCGAAAGCATCTCTATAA
- the yqfB gene encoding N(4)-acetylcytidine aminohydrolase, translated as MTAPTTMTFFERFETDILSCKKTITIRDESERDYQPGSVVEVSTLEQGRVFCNLKIISVEPILFDDLGEFHAQQENMTLEVLKGVIQDIYPGISELYVVSYELVA; from the coding sequence ATGACCGCACCTACCACTATGACGTTCTTCGAACGTTTTGAAACCGATATCCTTTCATGCAAAAAGACCATTACTATTCGCGATGAATCTGAGCGCGATTACCAGCCGGGCAGTGTTGTAGAAGTATCCACGCTAGAGCAGGGACGTGTATTCTGTAATCTTAAGATCATTAGCGTTGAACCAATCCTGTTTGATGACTTAGGTGAGTTCCATGCTCAGCAAGAGAACATGACGCTAGAAGTCCTGAAGGGGGTGATTCAAGATATCTACCCAGGGATCTCTGAACTGTATGTTGTCTCTTATGAGTTGGTAGCTTAA